The Homalodisca vitripennis isolate AUS2020 unplaced genomic scaffold, UT_GWSS_2.1 ScUCBcl_1134;HRSCAF=4374, whole genome shotgun sequence genome includes a window with the following:
- the LOC124371246 gene encoding uncharacterized protein LOC124371246 produces the protein MHSTLQLRPLTARNLEAGKALCMLMALCLLPAERIQTGLRVIRHYLITHGLLQNFRPLLMYMENTWMRLIGPETFSVFGQCHRTNNALEGFYSRLLQRMGPHPGVWQFHGELRAIESAQYLDYRRVSDGIAHVRPIRRAYRRQNTTIFLESERLVQGTYNEAQFLDIMSNSTRGLQQRWGVVFPAVGDTRPAVPTMPPPLINQEPTDAAPAPPAASATIPQPAAGAASTPARRPTAASATIPQPAAGEASTPARRPTAASATILQTGRRSSLYSCPSSYSCVSRSPSRRSSYNSKRSRSAS, from the exons ATGCATTCCACTCTGCAACTGCGGCCCTTAACAGCTCGCAATCTCGAGGCTGGCAAGGCATTATGCATGCTCATGGCGCTATGCCTTCTTCCTGCAGAGAGGATACAGACTGGGCTACGTGTCATAAGACATTATTTAATAACGCATGGCCTACTACAGAATTTTAGACCGCTGTTGAT GTACATGGAGAACACATGGATGCGACTGATTGGACCTGAGACGTTCAGCGTGTTCGGCCAGTGCCACCGCACTAATAATGCCCTGGAAGGCTTCTACAGTCGGCTTCTTCAGAGAATGGGGCCTCACCCTGGAGTCTGGCAGTTCCATG GTGAATTAAGGGCGATTGAAAGTGCCCAATACCTAGATTACAGAAGAGTATCTGACGGTATCGCACATGTACGTCCAATACGCAGGGCATACAGACGTCAAAATACGACAATATTTCTAGAATCAGAGCGACTGGTGCAAGGCACATATAATGAGGCTCAGTTTCTGGACATAATGTCAAATTCAACCAGAGGGCTACAGCAGAGATGGGGAGTAGTGTTTCCAGCTGTCGGAGATACACGCCCGGCTGTCCCAACTATGCCTCCACCACTTATTAACCAG GAACCAACTGATGCTGCTCCAGCACCACCAGCTGCTTCAGCCACTATCCCACAACCGGCCGCAGGAGCAGCCTCTACTCCTGCCCGTCGGCCTACAGCTGCGTCAGCCACTATCCCACAACCGGCCGCAGGAGAAGCCTCTACTCCTGCCCGTCGTCCTACAGCTGCGTCAGCCACTATCTTACAAACCGGCCGCAGGAGCAGCCTCTACTCCTGCCCGTCGTCCTACAGCTGCGTCAGCCGCTCCCCCAGCAGACGCAGCTCCTATAATTCAAAACGCAGCAGGAgtgcctcgtaa